A genomic stretch from Desulfohalobium retbaense DSM 5692 includes:
- the alaS gene encoding alanine--tRNA ligase → MVTAAEIRQRFLEYFARQGHEIVKSSPLVPKDDPSLLFTNAGMVQFKKVFLGQDKRNYVRATTSQKCLRVGGKHNDLENVGRTARHHTFFEMLGNFSFGDYFKREAVDFAWRFLTEELGLPKDRLYASVYREDDEAYELWKEIAGLPDERIYRLGEKDNFWSMGDTGPCGPCSEILIDQGSHMSCGPECEIGVCECDRFLEIWNLVFMQFDRDASGTMTPLPQPSIDTGMGLERIAAVCQGVYSNFDTDLFSGLIRTTAERAGVVYGKDEEINTALRVIGDHSRAVAFMLADGILPSNEGRGYVLRRLIRRAFRFGRLIGLRDPFLFDVCSQVVSEMGDDYPELHETAAFMVKVVRQEEERFGTTLDKGLALLEEELESLQGAGQTQVPGGVAFKLYDTFGFPIDIVNDVAEARGFTVDEAGFQEHMQAQKERSKAAWSGSGATDMAARFVALLEAGVQSDFVGYETLQSTSRIAALLKDDGQEVQELAAGENGYLVTARTPFYGESGGQVGDSGRVIGPRGDGAVLDTIKPAAQLTVHSITVKQGSLAVDDEAELIVDEGERVATARNHTVTHLLHAALREVLGEHVKQAGSLVASDRLRFDLTHIQALTAEEIQAVEDKVNQSILADTPVESAHMDYSQAVQGGAVALFGEKYEDEVRVIDIPGVSRELCGGTHLRATGQAGFFCILSEAAVSAGVRRIEAATGWQAVRTFTEQRTRLREAAQLLKAPQTEITGRIQDLQEQLKSLRKEKEALEGQLQSAKGGDLMSQVEELGGIPVLTAEVEAPDVKTLRGMMDDVRSKLSSGVVLLAAKQEAKAMLILFVSQDLHDRFTAPGLIKQVAQEIGGSGGGRPDVAQAGGGNPEGIPAALDSLRNLVGGQ, encoded by the coding sequence GTGGTAACGGCAGCCGAAATCAGACAACGTTTTCTCGAATACTTCGCCCGCCAGGGACACGAAATCGTCAAGAGTTCCCCCCTTGTGCCCAAGGATGATCCCAGCCTGTTGTTTACCAATGCCGGCATGGTCCAGTTCAAAAAGGTCTTTTTGGGACAGGACAAGCGCAACTACGTCCGGGCCACCACGTCACAAAAATGCCTGCGTGTCGGCGGCAAGCACAACGATCTTGAAAATGTCGGTCGCACCGCCCGTCACCACACCTTTTTCGAGATGCTCGGCAATTTTTCCTTCGGGGACTATTTCAAAAGAGAAGCGGTCGACTTTGCCTGGCGATTTTTGACCGAGGAACTCGGCCTGCCCAAGGATCGGCTCTACGCTTCGGTCTACCGTGAGGACGATGAGGCGTATGAGCTGTGGAAGGAGATCGCCGGTCTGCCCGACGAACGGATTTACCGTCTCGGAGAAAAGGACAATTTCTGGTCCATGGGAGATACCGGTCCTTGCGGGCCGTGTTCAGAGATTTTGATCGACCAGGGCAGCCATATGTCCTGCGGACCGGAGTGCGAGATCGGCGTGTGCGAATGCGACCGGTTTTTGGAGATCTGGAACCTGGTCTTCATGCAATTCGACCGCGACGCCTCGGGAACCATGACCCCGCTGCCCCAACCCTCGATCGATACCGGCATGGGCCTGGAACGCATCGCTGCGGTCTGTCAGGGCGTCTACTCCAATTTCGATACCGATCTCTTTTCCGGGTTGATCCGGACCACGGCTGAACGCGCCGGGGTCGTCTACGGCAAGGACGAGGAGATCAATACTGCCTTGCGCGTGATCGGAGACCACAGCCGGGCCGTGGCGTTCATGCTGGCCGATGGGATCCTGCCCTCCAATGAAGGGCGCGGCTATGTTCTGCGGCGCTTGATCCGTCGGGCTTTTCGTTTTGGCCGCTTGATCGGGTTGCGCGATCCTTTCCTGTTCGATGTCTGCTCCCAGGTGGTCTCGGAAATGGGCGACGATTATCCGGAATTGCACGAAACCGCTGCCTTCATGGTCAAAGTCGTCCGGCAGGAAGAAGAACGGTTCGGCACCACCCTGGATAAAGGACTGGCCCTTTTGGAAGAGGAACTCGAATCCCTGCAGGGCGCCGGACAAACCCAGGTGCCTGGTGGGGTGGCCTTCAAGCTCTACGACACCTTCGGGTTTCCCATCGATATCGTCAATGACGTAGCTGAAGCGCGGGGCTTCACTGTCGATGAGGCCGGCTTCCAGGAGCATATGCAGGCCCAAAAGGAGCGTTCCAAAGCGGCCTGGTCCGGCAGCGGCGCCACTGACATGGCCGCCCGATTTGTGGCCCTGCTTGAAGCGGGCGTCCAATCCGATTTTGTCGGCTACGAGACATTGCAGTCGACCAGCCGGATTGCGGCGTTATTGAAGGACGATGGGCAGGAGGTCCAGGAACTCGCCGCCGGCGAAAACGGGTATCTGGTTACGGCCAGGACTCCGTTTTATGGCGAATCCGGCGGCCAGGTCGGCGACAGCGGCCGGGTTATCGGGCCGCGCGGCGACGGGGCGGTATTGGACACGATCAAGCCCGCTGCGCAGTTGACGGTACACTCCATTACGGTCAAGCAAGGCTCCCTGGCCGTGGACGATGAGGCGGAACTCATTGTGGACGAGGGAGAGCGGGTGGCCACGGCCCGGAACCATACCGTGACCCACCTTCTGCATGCGGCTTTGCGCGAAGTCCTGGGCGAGCACGTCAAGCAGGCGGGATCGCTTGTGGCCTCAGATCGCCTCCGCTTTGATCTGACCCATATCCAGGCCTTGACCGCCGAGGAGATCCAGGCGGTGGAAGACAAGGTCAACCAATCGATCCTCGCCGACACCCCGGTTGAATCAGCCCACATGGACTATTCGCAGGCTGTCCAGGGGGGCGCGGTGGCCCTGTTCGGCGAAAAGTATGAGGACGAGGTCCGAGTTATCGATATCCCCGGTGTTTCCCGGGAGTTGTGTGGCGGCACCCATTTGCGCGCCACCGGGCAGGCCGGATTTTTTTGCATTTTGAGCGAGGCAGCGGTCTCCGCTGGCGTGCGGCGTATCGAAGCCGCCACCGGCTGGCAGGCGGTGCGCACTTTCACCGAGCAGCGCACCCGATTGCGTGAAGCCGCTCAGCTGTTGAAGGCCCCCCAAACCGAAATCACGGGACGGATCCAGGATCTTCAGGAGCAATTGAAGTCGCTGCGCAAGGAGAAAGAGGCCCTTGAAGGGCAGCTCCAATCGGCCAAAGGCGGCGACCTCATGAGCCAGGTCGAGGAGCTTGGCGGCATTCCGGTTTTGACCGCAGAGGTCGAAGCCCCTGATGTCAAGACCCTGCGCGGGATGATGGATGATGTCCGTTCCAAATTGTCCTCAGGTGTGGTCCTGTTGGCTGCCAAGCAGGAAGCCAAGGCCATGCTGATTCTTTTTGTTTCTCAGGATCTGCACGACCGATTTACCGCCCCGGGGCTGATCAAGCAGGTGGCCCAGGAAATCGGCGGCAGCGGCGGCGGCCGCCCGGATGTGGCCCAGGCTGGCGGCGGCAATCCCGAAGGGATCCCGGCGGCCCTGGATTCCTTGCGCAACCTTGTCGGCGGGCAATAA
- a CDS encoding sulfide/dihydroorotate dehydrogenase-like FAD/NAD-binding protein — MAVPILHKRKLIPGRVSELVLEAPQIAAKAEPGNFIILRLADDGERIPLTIADTDAAKGTITLVYLVVGKSTAHLETFEAGDTILDVCGPLGRPTHIEPVGTVLCVGGGTGIAAMHHIAKGHQLAGNHVVSVIGARSEDLLLFEKELTAISAEVLVATDDGSRGHKGLVTEVLEQRIQQGIEAGESIGEIVAVGPVPMMRAVAELTRPYGIKTTVSLNSIMVDGIGMCGSCRVTVGDAVRFACVDGPEFDAHQVDFEEMMRRQCTFSEQEKLSYDHFCRKCHHD, encoded by the coding sequence ATGGCTGTTCCCATTCTTCATAAACGGAAGCTCATTCCCGGCCGGGTCAGCGAGCTGGTGCTCGAAGCCCCTCAGATCGCTGCCAAGGCCGAGCCGGGTAATTTTATTATTCTGCGGCTGGCGGACGACGGGGAGCGTATCCCGTTGACCATCGCGGACACGGATGCGGCGAAGGGAACGATCACTCTGGTGTACCTGGTGGTTGGCAAGTCCACGGCCCACTTGGAGACATTTGAGGCCGGCGACACCATCCTGGATGTCTGCGGCCCACTGGGGCGACCGACCCACATCGAGCCAGTGGGAACGGTCCTGTGCGTCGGCGGCGGCACTGGCATCGCTGCCATGCACCACATCGCCAAAGGGCACCAGTTGGCCGGCAACCATGTCGTTTCTGTTATCGGTGCCCGGAGTGAAGATCTGCTGCTTTTCGAGAAAGAGCTCACGGCCATCAGCGCAGAGGTGCTCGTGGCCACGGACGACGGGTCTCGCGGCCATAAAGGATTGGTCACCGAAGTTCTGGAACAGCGTATCCAGCAGGGGATCGAAGCCGGGGAGTCCATCGGTGAGATTGTGGCCGTCGGGCCAGTGCCCATGATGCGTGCCGTTGCGGAATTGACCCGGCCTTACGGGATCAAGACCACCGTGAGCCTGAATTCGATCATGGTCGACGGGATCGGTATGTGCGGCTCCTGCCGGGTCACCGTGGGAGACGCGGTGCGCTTCGCCTGTGTTGACGGCCCGGAATTCGACGCCCATCAGGTTGATTTCGAGGAAATGATGCGGCGGCAATGCACTTTCTCCGAGCAGGAAAAACTCTCCTACGACCATTTTTGCCGGAAATGCCATCATGACTAA
- the gltA gene encoding NADPH-dependent glutamate synthase, whose product MTKKKSKILPRRSMPMQDPAARVGNFNEVANGYSLELAQEEARRCLQCKTPTCQDGCPVEVDCKRFIRELAEGQVEQAFRTIKETNSLPAVCGRVCPQENQCEGRCKLRPTGQPVAIGRLERYVADAFYAGTACEATVGREDCPMIREDLRVAAIGSGPASLTLAGYLAAQGVKVEVFEALHLPGGVLSYGIPEFRLPKSIVRTEVETLKEQGVEFHMNWVGGKTMTVGDLFDQGFKAVFLGLGAGLPRFMKLPGENLIGVFSANEYLTRVNLMGGYRFPDYDTPVFPGRKVTVIGGGNVAMDAARTALRLGAEEVRIVYRRTQEEMPARLEELEHALEEGVQLEILACPVAFQGDEGGRLTSMRVQKMCLGEPDESGRCRPMPVEDEAYDLETDLAIIAVGSGPNQILLNATPNLGLNSRGYIEVDQETLETNMPMVFAGGDIVTGAATVVEAMGAGRQAGKEISRRLLKQG is encoded by the coding sequence ATGACTAAAAAGAAATCCAAGATTCTTCCCCGGCGTTCTATGCCCATGCAGGACCCCGCCGCACGAGTGGGGAATTTCAATGAGGTCGCCAACGGCTATAGTCTTGAGCTGGCCCAGGAAGAGGCGCGCCGTTGCCTGCAGTGCAAAACGCCCACCTGTCAGGACGGTTGCCCTGTTGAAGTCGATTGCAAACGTTTTATTCGGGAGTTGGCCGAAGGGCAGGTGGAACAGGCGTTTCGGACCATCAAGGAAACCAACAGCCTGCCCGCGGTCTGCGGCCGGGTCTGTCCGCAGGAAAACCAGTGCGAAGGCCGCTGCAAACTCCGGCCGACGGGGCAACCCGTGGCCATCGGCCGTCTGGAGCGGTATGTGGCCGACGCCTTCTATGCTGGCACGGCCTGTGAAGCCACGGTTGGCCGTGAGGATTGCCCCATGATCCGTGAGGATCTCCGGGTGGCGGCCATCGGCTCCGGACCAGCGAGTTTGACCCTGGCTGGGTATTTGGCAGCGCAGGGGGTCAAGGTCGAAGTTTTCGAGGCCTTGCATCTGCCCGGCGGCGTGCTGTCTTACGGCATCCCGGAATTTCGGCTGCCGAAATCCATTGTCCGCACCGAGGTCGAAACCCTGAAGGAACAGGGCGTGGAATTCCACATGAACTGGGTCGGCGGCAAAACCATGACCGTCGGTGATCTTTTTGATCAAGGATTCAAGGCCGTTTTTCTGGGCCTTGGGGCCGGACTGCCCCGGTTTATGAAGTTGCCGGGAGAAAATCTGATCGGCGTTTTTTCAGCCAATGAATATCTGACCCGGGTCAACCTCATGGGCGGATACCGTTTTCCGGACTATGACACGCCCGTGTTTCCCGGTCGCAAGGTCACGGTCATCGGTGGCGGCAATGTGGCTATGGATGCTGCCCGGACCGCTCTGCGGCTCGGGGCTGAAGAGGTCCGCATCGTTTACCGGCGGACCCAGGAAGAAATGCCCGCACGGCTCGAGGAACTGGAACACGCCCTCGAAGAAGGGGTCCAACTGGAAATCCTGGCCTGTCCGGTCGCTTTTCAGGGCGACGAGGGGGGACGGCTGACCAGCATGCGGGTCCAGAAGATGTGTCTGGGCGAGCCCGACGAGAGCGGTCGCTGCCGCCCCATGCCAGTGGAGGACGAAGCCTACGACCTGGAGACCGATCTGGCGATTATCGCCGTGGGATCCGGCCCGAATCAGATCCTGCTCAATGCCACACCGAATTTGGGGCTCAACAGCCGCGGCTATATCGAGGTCGACCAGGAAACCCTGGAGACCAACATGCCGATGGTTTTTGCCGGCGGAGATATCGTCACCGGCGCCGCGACCGTGGTTGAAGCCATGGGGGCCGGACGGCAGGCGGGCAAGGAGATCAGCCGGCGCCTGCTCAAGCAGGGGTAA
- a CDS encoding PSP1 domain-containing protein, which translates to MTQNSNNETRPDEVEPLNDTVSSDTGPSGEETPLYAGIKFRDQGQIYYFKANPYVVAPQDSVLVQTDQGLGIGRVAVVRDTLPEGLAEQEIKPIYRLATEEDLEQEQENLALGRDAYYYCRERIEDHGLEMKLVDVDVFFDRGKMMFYFTAPGRVDFRELVKDLVKKYRTRIELRQIGVRHEAQMVGGIGNCGQVCCCRRFMRQFEPVTIKMAKEQQLFLNPAKISGVCGRLLCCLSFEKEAYADFQRRCPKVGKNYETAWGRVKVLRANLMRDSLVLLTAEGEEQELKLEEWERLVGEADGAPPQQNSGAGTPEPKIHTPAPEKRRENSPSSPSPDNEGKPAENKANKPEKTTSSAQTQGQGQKKRRSGKSRKKRRSKRHNDT; encoded by the coding sequence ATGACACAGAACAGCAACAATGAGACCCGCCCGGACGAGGTGGAGCCTCTCAACGATACCGTCTCCAGCGATACAGGACCTTCAGGAGAGGAGACGCCCCTGTATGCGGGAATCAAATTCCGCGATCAGGGGCAGATCTACTATTTCAAGGCTAATCCGTATGTTGTCGCTCCGCAGGACTCGGTTCTGGTGCAAACGGACCAGGGCCTGGGCATCGGACGGGTGGCCGTGGTGCGCGATACGCTTCCCGAGGGACTGGCCGAGCAGGAGATCAAGCCGATCTATCGTCTGGCCACCGAAGAAGACCTGGAGCAGGAGCAGGAAAACCTCGCGCTGGGACGGGATGCTTACTACTATTGCCGCGAACGCATCGAGGACCACGGGCTGGAGATGAAGCTGGTGGACGTCGACGTGTTTTTCGATCGCGGCAAGATGATGTTTTATTTCACCGCCCCCGGCCGGGTCGATTTCCGGGAGCTGGTCAAAGATCTGGTCAAAAAATACCGCACCCGGATTGAGCTGCGTCAGATCGGGGTGCGGCATGAGGCCCAGATGGTCGGCGGGATCGGGAATTGCGGGCAGGTCTGCTGTTGTCGGCGATTTATGCGCCAATTCGAGCCGGTGACCATCAAGATGGCCAAAGAGCAACAGCTGTTTCTCAATCCGGCCAAGATCTCCGGGGTTTGCGGACGGCTGTTGTGCTGTCTGAGTTTTGAAAAAGAGGCCTACGCCGATTTCCAACGCCGGTGCCCGAAAGTGGGCAAGAATTACGAGACGGCCTGGGGACGGGTGAAGGTCTTACGGGCCAATCTGATGCGGGATTCCCTGGTCCTGTTGACCGCCGAAGGCGAGGAACAGGAACTCAAGCTCGAGGAGTGGGAACGTCTTGTGGGCGAGGCCGACGGCGCTCCCCCGCAGCAGAATTCCGGAGCTGGCACGCCTGAACCAAAGATCCACACGCCTGCGCCTGAGAAGCGCCGGGAAAACTCCCCTTCGTCCCCAAGCCCGGACAATGAGGGCAAGCCAGCGGAGAACAAGGCGAACAAGCCTGAAAAAACAACGTCTTCAGCCCAGACGCAGGGCCAGGGGCAAAAAAAACGGCGTAGCGGCAAGAGTCGCAAGAAACGGCGCTCCAAGCGACACAACGATACGTAG
- the metG gene encoding methionine--tRNA ligase: MSRYYITTPIYYVNANPHLGHAYTTIVADCVNRFHRLLGQETFFLTGTDEHGDKIVQAAEDAGQSPQEYVDRISSKFQQQLPDLNISNDRFIRTTDSDHKDCVQRFLQQVYDNGDIYFGEYGGYYCFGCERFYTEKELVDGLCPDHLKPPKYIEEKNYFFRMQKYQDWLVQYIQDNPGFIQPERYRNEVLGMLREPLDDLCISRPKTRLTWGIELPFDDRYVTYVWFDALINYITALGWPDGDRYRQFWPVAHHLVAKDILKPHAIFWPTMLKAAGLEPYQGLHVHGYWTVNETKMSKSLGNVVAPLTMRDTYGLDGFRYFLLREMQFGLDASFSEEGLVARFNADLANDLGNLFNRALAMTHKYFGGRVPSPGALEDEDHAIRQLGVRAVQGYVDSGKSFAFAAGLRQLWDLVRGLNKYIDATAPWTLYKAGETERLGTVMYTVLEGMRQVALALWPVMPDASGSMLQQLGQPTDPSGRNMEEDVRQWDILAVGTEVAKKSNLFPRQEAVAKKEETPSEGQSGKNKPKKQASAQKEPETGVASFEDFQKVELLVGTILAAEPVAKADKLLQLQVDVGEEEPRQVVSGIAEHFAPEAVVGQQVVVVANLKPRKVFGILSQGMILAVHAEKGLQLVQPGGAVPAGSRVS; encoded by the coding sequence GTGTCACGTTATTATATTACCACGCCAATTTATTATGTAAACGCCAATCCCCATCTGGGACACGCGTATACGACCATTGTCGCCGATTGCGTGAACCGTTTTCACCGGCTTTTGGGGCAGGAAACCTTTTTTCTGACCGGGACCGACGAGCACGGCGACAAGATTGTCCAGGCAGCCGAAGACGCCGGACAGTCGCCTCAGGAATACGTCGATCGCATCAGCAGCAAGTTCCAGCAGCAATTGCCGGATCTCAATATCTCCAATGACCGTTTCATTCGGACCACAGACAGCGACCACAAAGACTGCGTGCAGCGTTTTCTGCAGCAGGTGTACGACAACGGCGATATCTATTTCGGAGAATACGGCGGGTATTATTGCTTTGGGTGTGAGCGGTTCTATACCGAAAAAGAACTCGTCGACGGCCTGTGCCCCGACCATCTCAAGCCCCCGAAGTACATCGAGGAAAAGAATTATTTCTTCCGGATGCAAAAGTACCAGGACTGGCTGGTCCAGTATATCCAGGACAATCCTGGGTTTATCCAGCCGGAGCGTTACCGCAACGAGGTGTTGGGTATGCTTCGCGAGCCGCTCGACGATCTGTGCATTTCCCGGCCGAAAACACGGTTGACCTGGGGGATCGAACTCCCTTTTGACGACCGGTATGTGACCTATGTCTGGTTCGACGCGTTGATCAATTATATCACAGCCCTGGGGTGGCCTGACGGCGACAGGTACCGGCAATTCTGGCCGGTTGCCCACCATCTGGTGGCCAAGGATATTCTCAAGCCCCACGCGATCTTCTGGCCGACAATGCTCAAGGCAGCCGGCCTTGAACCGTATCAGGGACTGCATGTCCACGGCTATTGGACGGTCAACGAGACCAAGATGTCCAAGAGTCTCGGCAATGTAGTCGCCCCCCTGACCATGAGGGACACCTACGGCCTCGACGGCTTCCGTTATTTTCTGCTCCGGGAGATGCAGTTCGGTCTGGACGCCTCGTTTTCCGAAGAAGGGCTCGTGGCCCGCTTCAACGCTGATTTGGCCAATGATCTCGGCAATCTGTTCAACCGCGCCCTGGCCATGACCCATAAATACTTTGGCGGCCGGGTCCCGTCTCCGGGGGCTTTGGAGGATGAAGACCACGCCATCCGCCAACTCGGTGTGCGCGCTGTACAGGGGTATGTCGACAGCGGCAAATCCTTTGCCTTTGCCGCAGGCCTGCGCCAGTTGTGGGACCTTGTCCGGGGACTGAATAAATATATCGACGCCACTGCGCCGTGGACGTTGTACAAGGCCGGTGAGACCGAGCGCTTGGGCACGGTCATGTACACGGTTCTTGAAGGAATGCGTCAGGTGGCTCTGGCGCTCTGGCCAGTCATGCCGGACGCCAGCGGGAGTATGCTCCAGCAATTGGGCCAGCCGACCGATCCGAGCGGACGGAATATGGAGGAGGATGTCCGGCAGTGGGATATTTTGGCGGTGGGCACCGAAGTGGCGAAAAAATCGAATCTGTTCCCCAGACAGGAAGCGGTCGCCAAGAAAGAGGAGACCCCGTCTGAAGGCCAGAGCGGAAAGAATAAGCCCAAAAAACAGGCATCGGCCCAAAAGGAGCCTGAAACCGGCGTGGCGAGTTTTGAGGATTTTCAGAAGGTCGAGTTGCTGGTGGGAACAATCCTGGCAGCAGAACCGGTGGCCAAGGCGGATAAGCTCTTGCAATTGCAAGTCGATGTCGGGGAAGAAGAGCCGCGACAGGTGGTTTCCGGCATCGCCGAGCATTTTGCTCCAGAGGCGGTGGTCGGGCAGCAGGTCGTTGTGGTGGCCAATCTGAAACCGCGCAAGGTCTTCGGGATCCTCTCCCAGGGCATGATCCTGGCGGTCCACGCAGAAAAGGGATTGCAGCTGGTGCAGCCCGGGGGAGCGGTTCCAGCCGGCAGCCGCGTCAGTTAG